In the genome of Bacillus sp. S3, one region contains:
- a CDS encoding alpha-mannosidase has product MFLTERKFEARIHELEGYRYRDCIAIEQFIAQEDDGKVGAYPPVSYDETSVMKLGDYWKGRDRYIWLHADIDSHLPISSKQVAGLFSFGKTGGGNNSGFESLLFVNGKPYQGVDSNHEEVLFDKEITKGPMSLDFRLWSGLEGGGVPVENEFKLEMAKIGWLDTQVDNLYYTLLAGYEVLKETNEADPNYSVLKQLLQDALLQINWTEPGSAEFYQSCYEADSSLTEALQAIEKTSDITIHTVGHTHIDVAWLWRLRNTREKSARSFSTVLHLMKQFPEYLFLQTQPQLYDYIKTDYPDIYEQMKARIAEGKWEAGGAMWLEADCNIPSGESLVRQILHGKNFFKEEFGVDCTYLWLPDVFGYSWALPQILKKSGINTMMTTKISWNQYNRMPHDTFYWKGIDGSEILTHFITTPEPWNGPDSWFYTYNGFITAKTVKGAWTGYRDKDLSKDLLLSYGYGDGGGGVNRHMLEMREKLDMMPGMPNVKASTAGDFFEKLHQNVAESKGYIHKWDGELYLEYHRGTYTSQAFMKKMNRKLELLYRRSEFLSSWLSENGAWMGDTELKDGWKIILRNQFHDIIPGSSIHEVYEDAKEEYAEAFQIVQQVDKEILQNGIAAADHSVVVINSSHQKDRRNVFVSQFDDFAAGVWKDSNGNVLNHQKRENGWLVEVNSLPSFGAATLYFDPAEAAPVSSNFVYQDRKLETPYYLVQWNEFGQLTKLYDKESQRSVLEEGTKGNVLQIFEDKPLAHDAWDIDLFYQEKMEEIRDIATFEVAENGELAFSILVTWKYHHSEISQRIVFYHNDRRIDFETNVDWHEKRKLLKASFPVNIRATEATYDIQFGNVKRPTHWNTSWEMAKFETVGHQWADLSEPDYGVSLLNDSKYGYDIKENVMRLTLLKSAIHPDPQADQGQHSFTYSLYPHIGDWRQGKTVEKAWDLNDPITAVEGKWTKEASFLEATADHVWFDAVKPAYDGNGIIIRLHEFEGRRGKVAINIAENITSWVETNLMEEPMGVASTGPIEFDIKPYEIKTFRIQ; this is encoded by the coding sequence TTGTTTTTAACGGAAAGAAAATTTGAAGCCCGTATTCACGAATTAGAGGGTTATCGTTATCGTGATTGCATTGCGATTGAGCAATTTATCGCACAGGAAGATGATGGCAAAGTGGGAGCCTATCCACCTGTTTCTTATGATGAAACTAGCGTGATGAAGCTGGGTGATTATTGGAAAGGGCGGGATCGATATATTTGGCTTCATGCAGATATTGATAGTCATCTGCCAATCAGCAGCAAGCAGGTAGCCGGGCTGTTCTCCTTCGGCAAGACAGGCGGCGGGAATAATTCAGGGTTTGAATCCTTACTATTTGTAAATGGAAAACCATACCAGGGTGTCGATTCCAATCACGAAGAGGTCCTCTTTGATAAGGAAATCACTAAAGGGCCAATGAGTCTGGATTTTCGCCTTTGGTCGGGTCTTGAAGGTGGCGGCGTTCCGGTTGAGAACGAATTTAAACTGGAAATGGCGAAAATCGGCTGGCTCGATACACAAGTGGATAATTTATACTATACACTTTTAGCCGGATATGAAGTGCTAAAAGAAACGAATGAAGCGGATCCTAATTATTCCGTTTTAAAACAACTGCTTCAAGATGCCTTGCTGCAAATTAATTGGACCGAGCCTGGAAGTGCTGAATTTTATCAATCGTGCTACGAAGCAGATTCAAGCTTAACAGAAGCGCTTCAAGCAATCGAGAAAACGTCCGATATTACGATTCATACGGTTGGTCATACACATATTGATGTCGCTTGGCTTTGGCGTTTACGGAACACAAGGGAAAAATCTGCCCGTTCCTTTTCAACGGTTCTGCATTTAATGAAGCAGTTCCCAGAATATCTATTCCTGCAAACCCAGCCGCAGCTCTATGATTATATCAAAACTGACTATCCGGACATTTACGAGCAAATGAAGGCGAGAATTGCCGAAGGAAAGTGGGAAGCCGGCGGTGCGATGTGGCTGGAAGCCGACTGTAATATTCCAAGCGGCGAGTCTTTGGTACGGCAAATCCTCCACGGGAAGAACTTCTTTAAAGAAGAATTTGGTGTAGATTGTACCTATCTTTGGCTGCCAGATGTGTTTGGTTACAGCTGGGCACTGCCGCAGATTTTGAAAAAATCAGGCATCAACACCATGATGACAACGAAAATCAGCTGGAATCAATACAACCGCATGCCTCATGATACCTTTTATTGGAAGGGAATCGATGGTTCAGAGATTTTAACACACTTTATCACGACGCCAGAACCGTGGAACGGTCCGGACTCTTGGTTCTACACGTATAACGGATTTATCACCGCGAAAACGGTGAAAGGCGCCTGGACAGGCTATCGCGATAAGGATTTATCGAAAGACCTGCTTCTTTCCTACGGATATGGTGACGGCGGCGGCGGCGTCAATCGCCACATGCTCGAAATGAGAGAGAAACTAGACATGATGCCTGGAATGCCGAATGTAAAGGCGTCAACGGCTGGTGACTTCTTCGAAAAGCTTCATCAAAATGTGGCAGAGTCTAAAGGTTATATTCATAAATGGGATGGGGAACTGTATCTGGAATACCATCGGGGTACGTATACAAGCCAGGCCTTCATGAAAAAAATGAATCGGAAACTTGAGCTTTTATATCGCAGATCAGAATTCCTATCCTCCTGGCTGTCTGAAAATGGCGCCTGGATGGGCGATACTGAGCTAAAAGACGGCTGGAAGATTATTTTACGAAATCAATTCCACGATATTATTCCGGGCTCTTCGATTCATGAAGTGTATGAAGATGCAAAGGAAGAATATGCGGAAGCCTTCCAAATTGTCCAGCAAGTCGACAAGGAGATTCTGCAAAACGGAATTGCCGCAGCGGATCATTCTGTCGTTGTAATCAATTCGAGCCATCAAAAAGACAGAAGAAATGTGTTCGTTTCTCAGTTTGATGATTTTGCCGCAGGAGTCTGGAAAGACAGCAACGGCAATGTGCTAAATCATCAAAAACGTGAGAATGGCTGGCTTGTGGAAGTCAACAGTCTTCCATCTTTTGGTGCGGCAACTTTATATTTTGATCCGGCTGAAGCCGCTCCAGTATCATCGAATTTTGTCTATCAAGACCGAAAGCTGGAAACACCATATTATCTAGTTCAGTGGAATGAGTTCGGTCAGCTGACGAAACTTTATGATAAGGAATCACAGCGCTCGGTGCTAGAAGAAGGCACGAAGGGCAATGTCCTGCAAATTTTTGAAGATAAACCGCTTGCACATGATGCGTGGGATATTGATCTGTTCTATCAGGAGAAAATGGAGGAAATCCGTGATATCGCAACATTCGAAGTGGCAGAAAACGGGGAGCTTGCCTTTAGTATTCTTGTTACGTGGAAGTATCATCATTCTGAAATTTCTCAACGGATTGTCTTCTATCATAATGACCGCCGCATTGATTTTGAAACGAATGTTGATTGGCATGAGAAGCGGAAGTTGCTGAAGGCGTCGTTCCCAGTCAATATCCGGGCAACAGAAGCTACTTATGATATTCAATTCGGTAATGTGAAACGTCCGACACACTGGAACACAAGCTGGGAAATGGCGAAGTTTGAAACCGTCGGCCATCAGTGGGCTGATCTGTCAGAGCCGGATTACGGGGTAAGTTTACTGAATGACTCTAAATATGGCTATGACATTAAGGAAAATGTGATGCGCTTAACCTTATTAAAATCAGCGATCCATCCGGATCCGCAAGCAGACCAGGGACAGCATTCCTTCACTTATTCGCTGTATCCGCATATCGGTGACTGGCGCCAAGGGAAGACAGTGGAAAAAGCATGGGATCTCAATGATCCGATTACTGCTGTGGAAGGCAAATGGACGAAAGAAGCGTCATTCTTAGAAGCCACTGCTGACCATGTTTGGTTTGACGCTGTGAAGCCTGCTTATGATGGCAATGGAATCATTATCCGTTTACATGAGTTTGAGGGACGCAGAGGAAAGGTTGCCATTAATATTGCTGAAAACATCACCTCATGGGTGGAAACCAATTTGATGGAAGAGCCAATGGGTGTAGCATCAACTGGACCAATTGAGTTTGACATCAAACCGTATGAAATCAAAACCTTTAGAATTCAGTAA
- a CDS encoding glycosyltransferase family 2 protein: MDSKKLTVFMPVFNTEQYVKDTIDSILEQTYGDFEFLIIDDCSTDSSKEIIKSYTDKRIRLIELSKKISLPEIINLGLQLTESEYIAFIDSDDLATPDRLKEQVEFLNENQDIVAVSSDFQFFGSTDKYSKMPSGSENIHLSLLFHNPIANPAAMIRMEPVRNANVKHREDYFACSDYAFWVDLSVIGKLENINKCFLKYRTGHNNSTGTSQRDPGLRTKRKEILDKIHITALKNNQFNLNDDELVTFNMFFGDANVIIPEKGDFDKLLHVFSKLKTQAESLPIDETLFDTILREKLNHIKVRYSF, from the coding sequence ATGGACTCAAAAAAATTAACGGTATTCATGCCGGTTTTTAATACTGAGCAATATGTGAAAGACACAATTGACAGTATTTTAGAGCAAACATACGGGGATTTTGAATTTTTAATTATCGATGACTGCTCAACCGATTCTTCTAAAGAAATCATCAAAAGCTATACCGATAAACGAATCCGATTAATTGAACTATCGAAAAAAATAAGTTTGCCGGAAATAATTAATTTAGGATTGCAATTAACTGAGAGTGAATATATCGCATTCATTGACTCTGATGATTTGGCAACTCCTGACAGACTGAAAGAGCAAGTGGAATTTTTAAATGAGAACCAAGATATTGTAGCTGTTTCCAGTGATTTCCAGTTTTTTGGATCAACGGATAAATATAGTAAAATGCCTAGTGGCTCAGAAAATATTCATCTCTCGTTACTATTTCATAATCCCATCGCTAATCCGGCGGCTATGATCAGGATGGAGCCAGTGAGGAATGCGAATGTAAAACACCGGGAGGACTATTTCGCTTGTTCAGATTACGCATTCTGGGTTGATCTATCCGTAATTGGTAAACTTGAGAATATAAATAAATGCTTTTTGAAATACCGAACGGGTCATAACAATTCAACAGGTACCTCCCAACGCGATCCAGGACTAAGAACGAAGAGAAAGGAGATTCTTGATAAAATACATATCACTGCACTCAAAAACAACCAGTTTAATTTGAATGACGATGAGCTAGTTACGTTTAATATGTTTTTTGGCGATGCCAACGTCATTATCCCTGAAAAAGGAGATTTTGATAAACTATTACATGTGTTTAGTAAATTAAAAACACAAGCGGAGAGTTTGCCGATTGATGAAACACTATTTGATACCATTTTAAGAGAGAAACTAAATCATATAAAAGTAAGATATAGTTTTTAG